From a region of the Desulfovibrio legallii genome:
- a CDS encoding transposase: protein MACPGAKRRFLPRYVAELLNKIDQLRKTPFAPLRTLGKTLHNWREEVARMFRFTRNNGITEGF, encoded by the coding sequence GCAAAACGTCGATTCCTGCCCAGATATGTGGCTGAATTATTGAATAAAATTGATCAACTTCGAAAAACACCCTTCGCGCCGTTGCGCACCCTGGGCAAGACGTTGCATAATTGGCGGGAAGAAGTGGCCAGAATGTTCCGTTTTACTCGGAATAACGGCATTACAGAAGGTTTCCA